The following are from one region of the Paenibacillus sp. KS-LC4 genome:
- a CDS encoding phosphatidylglycerophosphatase A: MASTSRIEAWLSKRGVKVDDIAEIVYSLQRPYNASLCMKECEDSVRAVLGKREVQYVLYTGIALDELAERKLLPEPLQAIMENDESLYGVDETLALGITNVYGMIGLTSFGYLDKVKPGIISQLNLKGRHIHVFLDDLVAGLAAAASARIAHQDPKAQQYHLPDSP, from the coding sequence ATGGCTTCAACATCCAGAATTGAAGCGTGGCTTAGCAAGCGCGGAGTGAAGGTTGATGATATTGCTGAAATTGTATATTCACTGCAGCGGCCTTACAATGCGAGCTTATGCATGAAGGAATGCGAGGATAGCGTCCGGGCTGTACTGGGCAAGCGCGAGGTGCAGTATGTTTTATATACGGGCATCGCACTAGACGAGCTTGCGGAGCGCAAATTGTTGCCCGAGCCGCTACAGGCGATAATGGAAAATGACGAGTCGCTGTATGGCGTGGACGAGACGCTTGCGCTTGGCATTACGAATGTGTACGGAATGATTGGCTTGACGAGTTTTGGTTATTTGGATAAAGTGAAGCCTGGCATAATAAGTCAGCTTAATCTTAAGGGGAGGCATATTCATGTGTTCCTCGATGATCTCGTAGCAGGACTTGCGGCAGCGGCCTCAGCAAGAATTGCCCATCAGGACCCGAAAGCGCAGCAATACCATTTGCCCGATTCCCCATGA
- the accD gene encoding acetyl-CoA carboxylase, carboxyltransferase subunit beta, translating to MQIKDLFTKKKYATVPSERPKRDIPEGLMNKCTRCGTIQYSKELEKNLKVCSSCGYHFRLSAWERIALTLDEGQLTEYDTDLVSEDPLGFPGYVSKLEQQLAKNPNLREAVVTGEGTIGGLPVVVAVMSFDFFSGSMGSVVGEKITRAVEAALDKRLPLIIFSTSGGARMQESILSLMQMAKTSAALSKLHEAGGLFISVFTDPTMGGVSASFASLGDYNLAEPGALVGFAGRIVIEQTIRQKLPDNFQTAEFNLQHGQLDMVVHRNDMKHMLTKLLDMHTAGEGLSNGG from the coding sequence GTGCAAATAAAGGACTTGTTTACGAAGAAGAAATACGCGACAGTACCTTCGGAGCGCCCTAAACGCGACATTCCAGAAGGACTGATGAATAAGTGTACGCGGTGCGGAACGATTCAATACAGCAAGGAGCTGGAGAAGAATCTAAAGGTCTGCTCCTCCTGCGGCTATCACTTCCGACTTTCGGCTTGGGAGCGCATTGCCTTAACGCTTGATGAAGGACAGCTAACGGAATACGATACCGATCTTGTATCGGAAGATCCGCTTGGTTTCCCAGGCTATGTGAGCAAGCTGGAGCAGCAATTGGCTAAGAACCCGAACTTGCGTGAAGCAGTTGTTACCGGCGAAGGAACTATCGGCGGTCTACCTGTCGTTGTCGCTGTCATGAGCTTTGACTTTTTCAGCGGCAGCATGGGCTCAGTCGTAGGGGAAAAGATAACACGGGCTGTAGAAGCGGCGCTTGACAAGCGCCTGCCGCTTATTATTTTCTCGACATCGGGTGGCGCACGCATGCAGGAAAGCATTCTCAGCCTCATGCAAATGGCCAAAACAAGCGCAGCGCTTTCGAAGCTTCATGAAGCGGGCGGCTTGTTTATCTCGGTATTCACCGATCCAACGATGGGTGGCGTATCGGCGAGCTTCGCAAGTCTTGGCGACTACAATTTGGCCGAGCCTGGCGCGTTAGTAGGCTTCGCAGGCCGCATTGTAATCGAGCAGACGATTCGTCAGAAGCTGCCGGACAACTTCCAGACGGCGGAATTCAATTTGCAGCATGGACAGCTTGATATGGTT